In Amycolatopsis coloradensis, one genomic interval encodes:
- the mnmA gene encoding tRNA 2-thiouridine(34) synthase MnmA — MRVLAAMSGGVDSAVAAARAVDAGHEVVGVHLALSAKPGTLRTGSRGCCTIEDSGDARRAADILGIPFYIWDFAERFTEEVIETFVGEYAAGRTPNPCVTCNEKIKFEALLDKAMALGFDAVATGHYARLSLVDGVPELRRSVDTGKDQSYVLASLTPEQLRHSLFPLGDSWKTDVRAEAASRGLSVAKKPDSHDICFIPDGDTKSFLEKRLGQRPGQLVDAETGAVLGEHTGVHGFTVGQRKGLGIEAPAPDGRPRYVLSLEPVSGTVKVGSARDLGVNVIEADRPIWPSERPLDGPTECVVQVRAHGGIVEAVAEVSGDEVTIQLREPLRGVAPGQVVVLYRTDAAGGDLVLGSAKISGTR, encoded by the coding sequence ATGCGCGTACTGGCCGCGATGAGCGGGGGAGTGGACTCGGCGGTGGCCGCCGCGCGCGCCGTGGACGCCGGGCACGAGGTCGTCGGGGTGCACCTGGCGCTGTCGGCGAAGCCCGGCACGCTGCGCACCGGATCCCGTGGCTGCTGCACGATCGAGGACTCCGGTGACGCGCGGCGCGCCGCGGACATCCTCGGCATCCCCTTCTACATCTGGGACTTCGCCGAGCGGTTCACCGAAGAGGTCATCGAGACCTTCGTCGGCGAGTACGCCGCGGGCCGGACGCCGAACCCGTGCGTCACCTGCAACGAGAAGATCAAGTTCGAGGCGTTGCTGGACAAGGCGATGGCGCTCGGCTTCGACGCCGTCGCCACCGGACACTACGCCCGTCTGTCCCTTGTGGACGGTGTGCCGGAGCTGCGGCGCAGCGTCGACACGGGCAAGGACCAGTCCTACGTGCTGGCTTCGCTCACCCCGGAGCAGCTGCGGCATTCGCTGTTCCCGCTGGGTGATTCGTGGAAGACCGACGTCCGCGCCGAGGCCGCGAGCCGTGGCCTGTCGGTGGCGAAGAAGCCGGACAGTCACGACATCTGCTTCATCCCGGACGGGGACACGAAGAGCTTCCTGGAGAAGCGGCTCGGCCAGCGTCCGGGCCAGCTCGTCGACGCGGAGACCGGCGCCGTGCTCGGTGAGCACACCGGCGTGCACGGCTTCACCGTCGGCCAGCGCAAGGGCCTCGGCATCGAGGCGCCGGCGCCGGACGGGCGGCCGCGCTACGTGCTGTCGCTGGAGCCGGTCTCGGGCACCGTGAAGGTCGGTTCCGCGCGGGATCTCGGCGTGAACGTGATCGAGGCGGACCGCCCGATCTGGCCGAGCGAGCGGCCGCTGGACGGCCCCACCGAATGCGTCGTGCAGGTGCGCGCGCACGGCGGGATCGTCGAAGCCGTCGCGGAGGTCTCCGGCGACGAGGTGACCATCCAGCTCCGTGAGCCGCTGCGCGGCGTCGCGCCGGGGCAGGTCGTCGTGCTGTACCGCACCGACGCCGCCGGAGGCGACCTCGTGCTCGGCAGCGCGAAGATCTCGGGGACCCGCTGA
- a CDS encoding cysteine desulfurase family protein: MTYLDHAATTPMLPEAVAAMSEALSTVGNASALHSSGRRARRRVEEAREVIAEALGARPSEVIFTAGGTESDNLAVKGIFWARNGEDAERRRVLCSTVEHHAVLESVEWLEQHAGAEIVWVEVDQAGRVTPESLRTAIGDSPETVALVTVMWANNEVGTVNPIAELAAVCAEHEIPLHTDAVQAVGAVPVDFAESGAAALTLTAHKLGGPYGVGALLLGRDTACVPVLHGGGQERAVRSGTLDVPAVIAFATAVKASVEGREEYAKRVAELRDDLIEAVRREVPDAVLNGGEGERLPTHAHFTFPGCAGDSLLMLLDAKGIECSTGSACTAGVAQPSHVLLAMGAEPAAARGSLRFSFGHTSEPEDVEAVSREIAGVVDRARQAGLAGMRKQTQKQEV, translated from the coding sequence ATGACCTATCTCGACCACGCGGCGACCACCCCGATGTTGCCCGAAGCCGTAGCGGCGATGTCCGAGGCGCTGTCCACAGTGGGCAACGCCTCCGCGCTGCATTCCTCGGGGCGCCGGGCGCGCCGCCGGGTCGAAGAAGCCCGAGAGGTGATCGCGGAGGCGCTGGGTGCCCGGCCGTCCGAGGTGATCTTCACCGCCGGTGGCACGGAGAGCGACAATCTCGCGGTCAAGGGCATCTTCTGGGCCCGCAACGGCGAGGACGCCGAGCGCCGCCGGGTGCTGTGCAGCACAGTCGAGCACCACGCCGTCCTCGAGTCCGTCGAGTGGCTGGAGCAGCACGCGGGCGCCGAGATCGTCTGGGTCGAGGTCGACCAGGCGGGCCGGGTCACTCCCGAGTCGCTGCGCACCGCCATCGGCGACAGCCCCGAGACGGTCGCGCTGGTCACCGTGATGTGGGCGAACAACGAGGTCGGCACGGTCAACCCGATCGCCGAACTCGCCGCCGTCTGCGCCGAGCACGAGATCCCGCTGCACACCGACGCCGTCCAGGCCGTCGGCGCGGTGCCGGTCGACTTCGCCGAGAGCGGCGCCGCGGCGCTGACCCTCACCGCGCACAAGCTGGGCGGCCCGTACGGTGTCGGCGCGCTGCTGCTCGGCCGCGACACCGCGTGCGTGCCGGTCCTGCACGGCGGCGGCCAGGAGCGCGCCGTGCGTTCGGGCACGCTCGACGTCCCCGCGGTGATCGCGTTCGCGACGGCGGTGAAGGCCTCGGTCGAAGGCCGCGAGGAGTACGCCAAACGCGTCGCCGAGCTGCGGGACGACCTGATCGAGGCCGTCCGGCGCGAGGTGCCGGACGCGGTGCTCAACGGTGGCGAGGGTGAGCGACTGCCCACGCACGCCCATTTCACCTTCCCCGGTTGCGCGGGTGACAGCCTGTTGATGCTCTTGGACGCCAAGGGCATCGAATGTTCCACCGGTTCGGCGTGCACGGCGGGTGTCGCGCAGCCGAGCCACGTGCTGCTGGCCATGGGTGCCGAACCCGCGGCCGCGCGCGGGTCGCTGCGGTTCTCGTTCGGGCATACCTCGGAGCCGGAAGACGTTGAAGCGGTTTCGAGGGAGATCGCGGGCGTCGTCGACAGGGCGAGGCAGGCGGGGCTCGCCGGAATGCGCAAGCAGACGCAGAAGCAAGAGGTGTGA
- a CDS encoding MFS transporter has product MTITGDEAEPKGVLWTPEHRVTTVGLLLMVTLIAFESMGVATAMPTMVADLDGLALYAWPFTTFLVASVVATVLSGRLGDRKGPAPALLAGTALFAAGLLVAGLAHDMPLLLLGRGLQGFGSGLLLVSVSLLIALTFSDRERPVIYAANAAAWVLPAVIGPSIAGVVTVSVGWRWVFLGLIPLTGIGLALLVVVTRKLPAHIPGESAVRAGVVPAVVAALGVAALTWAAQHPSFAALAYGGAGLVALAYALRKLLPAGTLTSRPGLPTVIASRALIAGAYAGMEAYLPLTMTEVHGYSPALAGLPLTVTALGWSAGSMLQGRMLDWSREASLRTGFALVAAGLAIFVFVPLPSFPSWMAFVASAVGGSGMGIAMPAISVLLLRYSPEAERGFNTSALQLGDWVGSALTIGLGGVLLASLASATEPSAAILVLSVVLTGIALLGVRLTGRWPSGMSAATR; this is encoded by the coding sequence ATGACGATCACTGGGGACGAGGCCGAACCGAAGGGTGTGCTCTGGACACCTGAGCACCGCGTGACCACCGTCGGGCTGCTGCTCATGGTCACGCTCATCGCGTTCGAGAGCATGGGCGTGGCCACCGCGATGCCGACGATGGTGGCCGACCTCGACGGTCTCGCCCTTTACGCCTGGCCGTTCACCACGTTCCTGGTCGCCAGCGTGGTCGCGACCGTCCTTTCCGGACGCCTCGGCGACCGCAAGGGCCCGGCGCCCGCGCTGCTCGCCGGTACCGCGTTGTTCGCCGCCGGGCTCCTGGTCGCGGGGCTCGCGCACGACATGCCGCTGCTCCTGCTCGGCAGGGGATTGCAGGGCTTCGGTTCCGGCCTCCTGCTGGTTTCCGTGTCGCTGCTGATCGCGCTCACCTTCAGCGACCGCGAACGCCCGGTGATCTACGCCGCCAACGCCGCCGCGTGGGTGCTGCCGGCGGTGATCGGGCCTTCGATCGCGGGCGTGGTGACCGTGAGCGTCGGCTGGCGCTGGGTGTTCCTCGGGCTGATCCCGCTGACCGGGATCGGGCTCGCGCTGCTGGTCGTCGTCACGCGCAAACTGCCGGCCCACATACCCGGCGAATCCGCCGTCCGCGCCGGTGTCGTGCCCGCGGTGGTCGCGGCCCTCGGCGTCGCCGCGCTCACCTGGGCGGCGCAGCACCCCTCTTTCGCGGCGCTGGCCTACGGCGGCGCCGGCCTGGTCGCCCTCGCCTACGCGCTCCGCAAACTCCTGCCCGCCGGGACGCTGACATCGCGGCCGGGGTTGCCGACAGTGATCGCCTCGCGCGCGCTGATCGCGGGCGCGTACGCCGGGATGGAGGCCTATCTGCCGCTCACGATGACGGAGGTCCACGGCTACAGCCCCGCGCTGGCCGGGCTGCCGCTGACGGTGACCGCGCTGGGCTGGTCGGCGGGGTCGATGCTGCAGGGCCGCATGCTCGACTGGTCGCGTGAAGCGTCGCTGCGGACCGGGTTCGCGCTGGTCGCGGCCGGTCTGGCGATCTTCGTCTTCGTCCCGCTGCCGTCTTTCCCCAGCTGGATGGCGTTCGTGGCGTCTGCTGTCGGCGGCTCCGGGATGGGGATCGCGATGCCCGCGATTTCGGTGTTGCTGCTCCGCTACTCGCCGGAGGCCGAACGCGGGTTCAACACCTCGGCGCTGCAGCTCGGGGACTGGGTCGGATCGGCTCTGACCATCGGTTTGGGCGGGGTTCTGCTCGCTTCACTGGCGTCGGCGACGGAGCCGTCGGCGGCGATCTTGGTGCTTTCGGTGGTGCTGACCGGCATCGCGCTGCTGGGGGTGCGGCTGACCGGCCGGTGGCCGTCGGGTATGAGCGCCGCCACCCGCTGA
- a CDS encoding helix-turn-helix transcriptional regulator: MDPLHVLSQVEYMLAAPRPELLPRFSETAAAVLPHRAAAMETGDCSRLPIKVHGDPEITGAVTSAELQRLAALGVPGRAVVAEETLGGKRRKLVVLTSAPVIGKGAMIALVPTEEEPADSALEFVAKLWDIVSVNAAQRATDPEPAVLESNIAAATARARAITDLGQTHATTLTSLLSVLRSRRLGDAAARQTATDLAAAALVELRSIADRDQELSAEPASEAFGTLVTQLAPLVRHNDVTVDLAGPDDERPLPQDIAHTARTVSRGLVLAALERDSSRVRASWRIDGQHLRVTVRDDGPDVARAVPATGLTERITPLGGRWEVDAVPGWGATITAVLPLGVQETPELRPLDRLNPRELEVLAGIARGKRNRQIAEELALTEHTVKFHVRKILGKLEVTSRGEAAVLARELRLESVS, encoded by the coding sequence ATGGACCCGCTGCACGTGCTGAGCCAGGTCGAGTACATGCTCGCCGCTCCGCGCCCCGAACTCCTGCCGCGCTTTTCCGAGACGGCCGCGGCCGTGCTGCCGCACCGCGCCGCCGCCATGGAGACCGGTGACTGCTCCCGCCTGCCGATCAAGGTCCACGGCGATCCGGAGATCACCGGCGCGGTCACGAGCGCCGAGCTCCAGCGGCTCGCCGCGCTCGGCGTCCCGGGCCGGGCGGTGGTGGCCGAAGAGACGCTCGGCGGGAAGCGCCGGAAACTCGTCGTGCTGACCTCGGCGCCGGTGATCGGCAAGGGCGCGATGATCGCGCTCGTCCCCACCGAAGAGGAGCCTGCGGACAGCGCGCTCGAATTCGTGGCCAAGCTGTGGGACATCGTCAGCGTGAACGCCGCCCAGCGCGCCACCGACCCCGAGCCCGCCGTCCTGGAGAGCAACATCGCGGCGGCCACCGCGCGGGCGCGGGCGATCACCGATCTGGGGCAGACCCACGCGACCACGTTGACGTCGTTGCTTTCGGTGCTGCGATCACGGCGGCTCGGCGACGCCGCCGCCCGGCAGACCGCGACCGACCTCGCCGCGGCCGCACTGGTCGAACTGCGCTCGATCGCGGACCGCGATCAGGAGCTCTCGGCGGAGCCCGCGTCGGAGGCGTTCGGCACCCTCGTCACGCAGCTGGCTCCTTTGGTGCGCCACAACGACGTGACCGTCGATCTCGCCGGGCCGGACGACGAACGGCCGCTCCCGCAGGACATCGCGCACACCGCGCGCACGGTCTCGCGCGGCCTCGTGCTCGCCGCGCTGGAGCGGGACAGCAGCCGGGTCCGGGCGTCCTGGCGGATCGACGGGCAGCACCTCCGGGTCACCGTGCGCGACGACGGCCCCGACGTCGCCCGCGCCGTGCCCGCCACCGGCCTCACCGAGCGGATCACCCCGCTCGGCGGCCGCTGGGAGGTCGACGCCGTCCCCGGCTGGGGCGCCACGATCACCGCGGTCCTGCCGCTCGGCGTCCAGGAAACGCCGGAACTGCGCCCGCTCGACCGGCTGAACCCGCGTGAACTCGAAGTCCTCGCCGGGATCGCGCGGGGGAAGCGCAACCGGCAGATCGCCGAAGAGCTGGCGCTGACCGAGCACACGGTGAAGTTCCACGTGCGGAAGATCTTGGGAAAGCTGGAAGTCACGTCGCGCGGCGAGGCCGCCGTGCTGGCGCGTGAGCTGCGCCTGGAGTCGGTGTCGTGA
- a CDS encoding NADP-dependent oxidoreductase produces the protein MRAITITQYGEPDVLRLDEAPLPEPGPGQVRVAVKAAGVNPIDWKIRSGAMAEVRPVEFPHILGLELAGVVDAVGEGADFAVGDEVFGWSDTGTYAEYALASKVIRKPAGLSWAEAAALPIAGETALRVLGELEVKPGETVVIHGASGQVGRIATQAAVALGATVVGLAGASSLDEVKELGAVPVQYGDGWVSRVRSVAPDGVDSVFDAAGFGVLGESVELLGSPDRLITIADPAAYAQGLKFSAGGEESAAVLEDLVARGLKLKLGSSYALADAAEAHRESATGHAGGKITLVFD, from the coding sequence ATGCGAGCGATCACCATCACCCAGTACGGCGAACCGGACGTCCTGCGGCTCGACGAGGCCCCGCTGCCGGAGCCCGGCCCGGGTCAGGTGCGGGTCGCGGTCAAGGCCGCGGGCGTCAACCCGATCGACTGGAAGATCCGGTCCGGCGCCATGGCGGAGGTCCGCCCGGTCGAATTCCCGCACATCCTCGGCCTGGAGCTGGCGGGCGTCGTGGACGCGGTGGGCGAAGGCGCCGATTTCGCCGTCGGTGACGAGGTCTTCGGCTGGTCCGACACCGGCACGTACGCGGAGTACGCGCTGGCGAGCAAGGTCATCCGCAAACCCGCCGGGCTTTCTTGGGCCGAGGCCGCCGCGCTCCCCATCGCCGGGGAGACGGCGTTGCGGGTGCTGGGCGAGCTCGAGGTCAAACCGGGCGAGACGGTGGTGATCCACGGCGCGAGCGGCCAGGTCGGCCGGATCGCGACGCAGGCCGCAGTCGCGCTGGGCGCCACGGTCGTCGGGCTGGCGGGGGCTTCGTCACTCGACGAGGTGAAGGAACTCGGCGCGGTGCCGGTTCAGTACGGCGACGGCTGGGTTTCGCGGGTCCGCTCGGTCGCGCCGGACGGCGTGGACTCGGTGTTCGACGCGGCGGGCTTCGGTGTCTTGGGTGAGTCCGTCGAACTGCTCGGATCACCCGACCGGCTGATCACGATCGCGGACCCGGCGGCGTACGCCCAGGGGTTGAAGTTCTCGGCCGGCGGAGAAGAAAGCGCGGCGGTGCTTGAGGATCTGGTCGCGCGCGGGTTGAAGCTGAAGCTGGGCTCCAGCTACGCGCTCGCCGATGCCGCGGAGGCGCACCGGGAGAGCGCGACCGGTCACGCGGGCGGGAAGATCACGCTGGTCTTCGACTGA
- a CDS encoding lysophospholipid acyltransferase family protein — protein MTHAWMPKSPCGDGCLSEGAPTVAFPRRVLRFTAAIGVIFGAFLSAPLVLVLRGMPRERLVRLLFAGILKSFGVKLRVLGDERFRAVPGRGALVVNNHISWLDIIAVNAVQPMRALAKKEVGAWPVLGLLVRRGGSIFLDRENLRSLPATMDELADAMRGGSLVNVTPEGTTWCGLGSGRFRPATFQAAIDGGVPVRPLALRFRLADGRETTQPAFIGPESLIASLRRVAALRGLVLEVHVCPEIAPGRAADRRELAALAESAVQAALGRVQIPVQRRRRVAAVSPVAPSVPAASETVSP, from the coding sequence ATGACTCACGCCTGGATGCCGAAGTCGCCGTGCGGCGACGGCTGCCTGAGCGAAGGGGCGCCGACGGTGGCGTTCCCGCGGCGCGTCCTGCGGTTCACCGCGGCGATCGGCGTCATCTTCGGCGCTTTCCTGTCGGCGCCGCTGGTGCTCGTGCTGCGCGGCATGCCCCGGGAACGGTTGGTGCGCCTGCTTTTCGCGGGGATCTTGAAATCCTTCGGGGTGAAGCTGCGCGTACTCGGCGACGAGCGTTTCCGCGCCGTGCCGGGCCGTGGCGCGCTCGTGGTGAACAACCACATCTCGTGGCTGGACATCATCGCGGTGAACGCCGTCCAGCCGATGCGAGCGCTCGCCAAGAAGGAGGTCGGCGCCTGGCCGGTGCTCGGCCTGCTGGTGCGCCGCGGCGGCAGCATCTTCCTCGACCGGGAGAACCTGCGGAGCCTGCCCGCGACGATGGACGAACTCGCCGACGCGATGCGCGGCGGATCACTCGTGAACGTGACGCCGGAAGGCACTACCTGGTGCGGTCTCGGTTCGGGCCGATTCCGTCCCGCGACCTTCCAGGCCGCGATCGACGGCGGTGTCCCGGTGCGGCCGCTCGCGCTGCGCTTCCGGCTCGCCGACGGACGGGAGACGACCCAGCCGGCGTTCATCGGGCCGGAGTCGCTCATCGCCTCGCTGCGGCGGGTCGCGGCGCTGCGTGGTCTGGTGCTGGAGGTGCACGTGTGCCCGGAGATCGCGCCAGGGCGCGCCGCGGACCGGCGGGAGCTGGCCGCGCTGGCGGAATCCGCGGTGCAGGCGGCGCTCGGCCGGGTGCAGATCCCGGTGCAGCGGCGGCGTCGCGTCGCGGCTGTTTCCCCGGTCGCTCCTTCTGTGCCCGCGGCTTCCGAGACGGTCTCTCCGTAA
- a CDS encoding GNAT family N-acetyltransferase, translated as MTTSQLLVSTDQAGVELPADAPRYSLLVANGNEEVIAAQRLRHQVFAEEMGATLNSLEPGLDVDYFDEFCDHLVVRDDNTGEIVGTYRMLPPDRAARAGKLYSDSEFDLTALDALRPSLVETGRSCVHPDHRSGAVVSLVWAGIGRYMLLAGHRYLAGCASVPLTDGGVYAAGVWDVLRAKHYAEESFRVTPLNPWRTEGVERPARAILPPLIKGYTRLGAKIYGPPALDADFGVADFFVLLDLHNVDERYLKFFLGVQG; from the coding sequence ATGACGACGTCACAGCTCCTCGTCAGTACTGACCAGGCAGGTGTCGAACTCCCGGCCGATGCGCCGCGTTACTCCCTCCTTGTGGCGAACGGGAACGAAGAAGTCATTGCCGCGCAACGCCTTCGCCATCAGGTGTTCGCCGAGGAAATGGGGGCGACGCTCAATTCCCTCGAACCAGGTCTCGACGTCGACTACTTCGACGAGTTCTGCGATCACCTCGTGGTGCGGGACGACAACACCGGCGAGATCGTGGGCACTTACCGGATGCTGCCGCCCGATCGGGCCGCGCGGGCGGGGAAGCTGTACTCCGACAGCGAATTCGATCTCACCGCGCTCGATGCGCTGCGCCCTTCGCTGGTCGAGACGGGGCGGTCGTGCGTGCATCCCGACCACCGCAGCGGCGCCGTGGTGAGCCTCGTCTGGGCGGGCATCGGGCGCTACATGCTGCTGGCCGGCCACCGGTATCTCGCGGGCTGTGCTTCCGTACCGCTGACCGACGGCGGGGTCTACGCGGCGGGCGTCTGGGATGTCCTGCGCGCCAAGCACTACGCGGAGGAATCCTTTCGGGTGACGCCGCTGAACCCGTGGCGGACCGAGGGTGTCGAGCGGCCCGCCCGCGCGATCCTCCCGCCGCTCATCAAGGGCTACACCCGACTGGGTGCGAAAATCTACGGCCCGCCCGCGCTCGACGCGGATTTCGGTGTCGCGGACTTCTTCGTCCTGCTGGATCTGCACAACGTCGACGAGCGGTACCTCAAGTTCTTCCTGGGAGTGCAGGGATGA
- a CDS encoding electron transfer flavoprotein subunit alpha/FixB family protein — MAEVLVLVDHVDGEVKKVTLELLTAARELGEPSAVVVGPTGTAAKAKEALAAHGAAKVYVAEGDNATGFLVTPKVDVLTALAERTSPAAVLVAASAEGKEVSARVAVRLGSGLLYDAVGVNGDGTVDQSIFGGAFSVKSKSTKGVPVISVRPGAVEAAPAEGAAAEETVEVPAGDPAKSARITGVEPIVGGDRPELTEASVVVSGGRGVGSADKFDVVEALADSLGAAVGASRAAVDSGYYPAQFQVGQTGKTVSPQLYIALGISGAIQHRAGMQTSKTIIAVNKDAEAPIFEIADFGVVGDLFNVAPQLTEEVQKRKG, encoded by the coding sequence ATGGCTGAAGTACTCGTCCTCGTCGACCACGTCGACGGTGAAGTCAAGAAGGTCACGCTCGAGCTGCTGACCGCCGCTCGGGAACTGGGTGAGCCGTCCGCGGTCGTCGTCGGCCCGACCGGCACCGCCGCCAAGGCGAAGGAAGCCCTCGCCGCGCACGGCGCCGCCAAGGTGTACGTCGCCGAGGGCGACAACGCCACCGGCTTCCTGGTCACCCCGAAGGTGGACGTCCTCACCGCTCTCGCGGAGCGGACCTCCCCGGCCGCCGTGCTCGTCGCGGCCAGCGCCGAGGGCAAGGAGGTGTCCGCCCGGGTCGCGGTCCGCCTCGGCTCCGGTCTGCTGTACGACGCCGTCGGCGTGAACGGCGACGGCACCGTGGACCAGTCCATCTTCGGTGGCGCGTTCTCCGTGAAGTCCAAGTCCACCAAGGGTGTCCCGGTCATCTCGGTCCGCCCCGGCGCGGTCGAGGCGGCCCCGGCCGAAGGCGCGGCCGCCGAGGAGACCGTCGAGGTCCCCGCGGGCGACCCGGCGAAGTCCGCCAGGATCACCGGTGTCGAGCCGATCGTCGGCGGCGACCGGCCGGAGCTGACCGAGGCCTCGGTCGTCGTCTCCGGTGGCCGCGGTGTCGGCTCGGCCGACAAGTTCGACGTCGTCGAGGCGCTCGCCGACTCGCTCGGTGCCGCCGTCGGTGCCTCCCGCGCCGCCGTCGACTCGGGCTACTACCCGGCGCAGTTCCAGGTCGGCCAGACCGGTAAGACGGTCTCGCCGCAGCTGTACATCGCGCTGGGCATCTCCGGCGCGATCCAGCACCGCGCGGGTATGCAGACCTCGAAGACCATCATCGCGGTCAACAAGGACGCCGAGGCGCCGATCTTCGAGATCGCCGACTTCGGTGTGGTGGGCGACCTGTTCAACGTCGCGCCGCAGCTGACCGAAGAGGTCCAGAAGCGCAAGGGCTGA
- a CDS encoding electron transfer flavoprotein subunit beta/FixA family protein — MTNIVVLVKQVPDTYSERKLSGADNTLDRESADAVLDEINEKAVEEALKIKEAGEGEVTVVSVGPDRATDAIRKALSMGADKAIHVSDEALHGSDAIATAKVLAAAISKVEGFDLVITGNEASDGRGGAVPAIIAELLGLPQLTHVNELTVDGTSIKADRYTEDGVTHLEANLPAVVSVGEKINEPRYPSFKGIMAAKKKPVETLTVADLGVDAAEVGLGNAWSSVLEASPKPPRTAGERVEDEGDGGSKVAAYLVAQKLI; from the coding sequence ATGACGAACATCGTTGTCCTGGTCAAGCAGGTACCGGACACCTACTCGGAGCGGAAGCTCTCCGGTGCCGACAACACTCTTGACCGCGAATCCGCCGACGCCGTGCTCGACGAGATCAACGAGAAGGCCGTCGAAGAAGCCCTGAAGATCAAGGAAGCGGGCGAGGGCGAGGTCACCGTCGTCTCGGTGGGTCCCGACCGCGCGACCGACGCGATCCGCAAGGCACTGTCCATGGGCGCCGACAAGGCCATCCACGTCTCCGACGAGGCTCTTCACGGCTCCGACGCCATCGCCACCGCCAAGGTGCTGGCCGCCGCGATCTCGAAGGTCGAAGGCTTCGACCTGGTCATCACCGGTAACGAGGCCTCCGACGGCCGCGGTGGCGCCGTGCCGGCGATCATCGCCGAGCTGCTCGGCCTGCCGCAGCTGACCCACGTGAACGAGCTGACCGTCGACGGCACCTCGATCAAGGCCGACCGCTACACCGAGGACGGCGTCACGCACCTCGAGGCGAACCTGCCCGCGGTGGTGAGCGTCGGCGAGAAGATCAACGAGCCGCGCTACCCCTCCTTCAAGGGCATCATGGCCGCGAAGAAGAAGCCGGTCGAGACGCTGACCGTCGCGGACCTTGGCGTCGACGCCGCCGAGGTCGGCCTCGGCAACGCCTGGTCGTCCGTGCTCGAAGCCTCTCCGAAGCCGCCGCGCACCGCCGGCGAGCGCGTCGAGGACGAGGGTGACGGCGGCAGCAAGGTGGCCGCCTACCTGGTCGCGCAGAAGCTCATCTGA
- a CDS encoding DegV family protein codes for MRSLPGPVAVITDSTACLPAPVAERWGIGVVQVQLQVGEQFDEENRYDREDIIGHLRAGTPVKTAPPEVAAFFWAFQDAASKGASAIVSIHISGRMSETVNAAREAAQQVSVPVHVLDSGTTGMSLGFAATSAAKVAAAGGQAPRVIDAAERRFRGSREILYVDTLEFLRRGGRIGAAQAFLGSAFSIKPLLTVKNGEVAPLTRVPGQRRALNKLVDLAVDCAGDQDVEVAITRFGPDERDLEIGGRLRARLPQMVDSTLVDASMILGAHLGPGAIGITVSPV; via the coding sequence ATGCGTTCCTTGCCCGGCCCCGTCGCCGTGATCACGGACTCGACCGCCTGCCTCCCCGCCCCGGTCGCCGAACGCTGGGGAATCGGCGTCGTTCAGGTCCAACTGCAGGTCGGAGAGCAGTTCGACGAAGAGAACCGCTACGACCGCGAGGACATCATCGGCCATCTGCGCGCCGGGACCCCGGTGAAGACGGCGCCGCCCGAGGTCGCCGCGTTCTTCTGGGCGTTCCAGGACGCCGCGAGCAAGGGTGCCTCGGCGATCGTCAGCATCCACATCTCGGGCCGGATGTCGGAGACGGTGAACGCCGCCCGCGAGGCCGCTCAGCAGGTGAGCGTTCCCGTCCACGTTCTCGACAGCGGGACCACCGGGATGAGCCTCGGTTTCGCGGCGACCTCGGCGGCCAAGGTCGCCGCCGCCGGCGGGCAGGCGCCCCGGGTGATCGACGCCGCCGAACGCCGGTTCCGCGGCAGCCGGGAGATCCTTTACGTCGACACGCTGGAGTTCCTGCGCCGCGGCGGCCGGATCGGCGCCGCGCAGGCCTTCCTCGGCTCGGCGTTCTCGATCAAACCCCTGCTGACGGTGAAGAACGGCGAGGTCGCCCCGCTGACCCGGGTCCCGGGCCAGCGGCGGGCGCTCAACAAACTCGTCGACCTCGCGGTGGACTGCGCGGGCGATCAGGACGTGGAGGTCGCCATCACCCGGTTCGGCCCGGACGAACGCGATCTCGAGATCGGCGGGCGGCTGCGGGCGCGGCTGCCGCAGATGGTCGACAGCACCCTGGTGGACGCCAGCATGATCCTCGGCGCCCACCTCGGTCCCGGCGCCATCGGCATCACGGTGTCGCCGGTGTAG
- a CDS encoding AlbA family DNA-binding domain-containing protein, with the protein MTKDLAELLGTQETVNLEFKQSGKDRDVLRKAICALANDLAQKGVGHLLIGVDKHGAPC; encoded by the coding sequence ATGACCAAAGATCTCGCCGAACTGCTGGGTACCCAGGAGACCGTCAACCTGGAGTTCAAGCAGTCCGGCAAGGATCGGGACGTGCTTCGCAAGGCGATCTGCGCGCTGGCCAACGACCTGGCGCAGAAGGGCGTCGGACACCTGCTCATCGGGGTCGACAAGCACGGAGCTCCTTGTTGA